A genome region from Pseudoalteromonas tetraodonis includes the following:
- a CDS encoding DUF3087 domain-containing protein translates to MQLIQIDKARYRKHLNRVIVGCAASLAIGSLAISQTLIALFPDESGSHFHWNLLGVIVTSIGIGWLLNKYRTHPFMTEVVYVWELKQALNKITRKMAKLKAAGREGNPDALLAIHYSYAGSRLLWQLDDNTITMDDLAIKQAELDSVAAKYNLTLNADDYDDAILKQF, encoded by the coding sequence ATGCAACTTATTCAAATAGATAAAGCTCGTTATCGTAAACATTTAAACCGCGTTATAGTCGGTTGTGCCGCAAGCTTAGCGATTGGTAGTTTAGCTATTTCACAAACGCTTATTGCATTATTCCCCGATGAAAGTGGTAGTCATTTTCATTGGAACTTATTAGGCGTTATTGTTACTAGTATTGGTATTGGCTGGTTGTTAAATAAATACCGTACACATCCTTTTATGACCGAGGTGGTGTATGTATGGGAGCTTAAACAAGCGCTTAATAAAATTACCCGCAAGATGGCAAAGCTTAAAGCGGCGGGACGTGAAGGTAATCCTGATGCGCTATTAGCCATTCACTATAGTTATGCAGGTTCACGCTTGTTATGGCAGCTTGACGATAACACCATCACCATGGATGATTTAGCGATTAAACAAGCCGAGTTAGATAGCGTTGCGGCTAAATATAATTTAACTCTTAATGCCGATGACTACGATGACGCAATTTTAAAGCAGTTTTAA
- a CDS encoding glutathione S-transferase family protein has product MSIILYGVPLSPYVRKVRVCLAHKQLDYKLEIVSPFNQPDWFLELNPLGRIPALKDDELSLADSSVICQYLDEKYPNSASLLGDTIEQRAAVRWLEKYADYELAPFATFTVFQQRIIAPTMQKPTDEALVQSALNEKLPPLFDYLEGYLGDNEFFVGESLTLADIAVSCQLMNMEHGGEQLDESRWPNLAALHSRVKQGTAMQSMLEGEQKILASLK; this is encoded by the coding sequence ATGAGCATAATTCTTTATGGTGTCCCGCTTTCTCCCTATGTACGTAAAGTGCGTGTATGTTTAGCGCATAAACAACTAGACTATAAACTCGAAATAGTCTCGCCGTTTAATCAACCTGATTGGTTTTTAGAACTGAACCCTCTAGGGCGAATTCCGGCGCTAAAAGACGACGAGTTAAGTTTGGCGGATTCTAGCGTTATTTGCCAATATCTTGATGAAAAATACCCTAATTCAGCGTCTTTACTCGGTGATACTATAGAGCAACGTGCAGCCGTTCGCTGGTTAGAAAAATACGCAGATTACGAGCTGGCTCCTTTTGCAACATTTACGGTGTTTCAGCAACGTATTATTGCTCCCACAATGCAAAAGCCAACCGATGAAGCCTTAGTGCAAAGTGCATTAAATGAAAAACTACCGCCTTTATTTGATTATTTAGAAGGTTATTTAGGGGATAACGAGTTTTTTGTTGGCGAGAGCTTAACCCTTGCCGACATTGCTGTGAGCTGCCAGTTAATGAATATGGAGCATGGTGGTGAGCAACTTGATGAGTCGCGCTGGCCTAATCTTGCAGCATTGCATAGCCGTGTAAAACAGGGGACTGCTATGCAGAGCATGCTTGAAGGCGAGCAAAAAATATTAGCCTCGCTTAAGTAG